Proteins encoded within one genomic window of Paramisgurnus dabryanus chromosome 13, PD_genome_1.1, whole genome shotgun sequence:
- the LOC135717677 gene encoding uncharacterized protein → MREHLSRVLILLVITSSLKTLNSEEELWDTHFGYPPPRHGLALLTWYVKKCIDNNMVALCDPVAGDFGFHVFHNIGRLLPPLKDKHTYAYFTIGNLHYKHAADLPYEVRKYYDPHNKLSNMDRVIVKLNMNKNKIEDIYISEHYNPPRTFYLGDNLIDSLRQLQNSSRKAKFQNMNKMSIN, encoded by the coding sequence ATGAGAGAACATCTCAGCCGTGTGCTTATCCTTCTGGTCATCACATCctctttaaaaacattaaactctgAAGAGGAGCTATGGGACACGCATTTTGGTTATCCACCACCTCGACATGGACTAGCCCTACTTACTTGGTATGTGAAAAAATGCATCGACAATAACATGGTGGCACTTTGCGACCCTGTGGCAGGAGACTTTGGATTCCACGTGTTTCACAACATTGGACGCCTGCTTCCCCCGCTGAAGGACAAACACACATATGCATACTTCACCATAGGAAACCTTCACTATAAGCATGCGGCGGATCTACCCTATGAAGTGAGAAAATACTATGATCCCCATAATAAATTGAGCAACATGGACAGAGTCATTGTCAAGCTCaacatgaacaaaaataaaattgagGATATCTACATATCAGAACACTACAATCCACCCAGAACCTTTTATTTAGGGGACAATCTCATTGATAGTTTAAGGCAACTTCAGAACTCATCACGTAaagcaaaatttcaaaatatgaataaaatgtctattaattaa